From the Lathyrus oleraceus cultivar Zhongwan6 chromosome 4, CAAS_Psat_ZW6_1.0, whole genome shotgun sequence genome, one window contains:
- the LOC127076820 gene encoding uncharacterized protein LOC127076820, whose translation MDCPNQQFCLELKLEENLMQYHWRKDYYCPFKDCSALLVNDGKQDVTSAECPECHRLFCAQCKVPWHGGIDCDDFQHQQKVRNYKEVMKKEKGKAAVVEFETSNENPPQSPKFFCGICYDFIIESPIVRGSATCNHPFCANCISNHVAAQLSQNIMEVTCPNSSCFQGLKPHHLQHILPQEVVVRWAFERFYIAR comes from the exons ATGGATTGCCCCAATCAACAATTTTGTTTAGAATTGAAGCTAGAAGAAAACCTGATGCAGTATCATTGGCGAAAGGATTATTATTGTCCATTCAAGGATTGCTCGGCTTTGTTGGTGAATGATGGGAAACAAGATGTTACTAGTGCAGAGTGTCCTGAGTGTCATAGGCTGTTTTGTGCACAATGCAAGGTTCCTTGGCATGGAGGAATCGACTGTGACGATTTCCAACACCAACAAAAAGTTCGAAATTACAAGGAGGTGATGAAGAAGGAGAAGGGGAAAGCAGCTGTCGTCGAGTTTGAGACGAGTAATGAGAATCCTCCACAGTCACCAAAGTTCTTTTGTGGTATATGTTATGATTTCATTATAGAGTCTCCTATTGTTAGAGGAAGTGCCACTTGCAATCACCCTTTTTGTGCCAATTGTATATCCAATCATGTGGCTGCACAACTAAGCCAGAATATAATGGAGGTTACTTGCCCAAATTCAAGCTGTTTCCAGGGGCTGAAGCCACATCATTTGCAACATATTTTACCCCAAGAAGTTGTTGTTCGATGGGCATTCGAAAGGTTCTACATTGCTAG GTAA
- the LOC127076819 gene encoding mavicyanin: protein MELVERCIVFLMMTMVAVQVSNAAVHKVGDSSGWTIIGSVDYKKWSATKNFQIGDTIVFEYNAQFHNVMRVTHAMYKSCNGSSPLTTFTTGKDSIKITNYGHHFFLCGVPGHCQAGQKVDINVLNVSAAAAATPTKSPSALASPVPVANTPAPSPNNASPLIVAKGAFGFVGLAMTVFSSFYF, encoded by the exons ATGGAATTGGTAGAGAGATGTATAGTTTTCTTGATGATGACAATGGTGGCTGTTCAGGTTTCAAATGCAGCTGTGCACAAGGTTGGAGACTCTTCTGGTTGGACAATCATTGGTAGCGTAGATTACAAGAAATGGTCTGCTACTAAGAACTTCCAAATTGGTGACACTATCG TTTTTGAATACAATGCTCAGTTTCACAATGTGATGCGTGTGACACACGCTATGTACAAATCATGCAACGGATCGTCGCCTTTGACAACTTTCACCACTGGCAAAGACTCCATAAAGATAACAAACTATGGTCATCACTTTTTCTTGTGTGGTGTTCCTGGTCACTGTCAAGCAGGACAGAAGGTTGATATCAATGTGCTCAATGTTTCTGCTGCAGCAGCAGCAACACCAACTAAATCTCCGTCAGCATTGGCATCTCCGGTACCAGTTGCTAATACACCTGCACCTTCTCCTAACAATGCTTCGCCGTTGATTGTTGCAAAGGGAGCTTTTGGTTTTGTTGGTTTGGCCATGACAGTTTTTAGCAGTTTCTATTTCTAA
- the LOC127076818 gene encoding sugar transport protein 13 — MAGGGFATSAGGGEFEAKITPIVIISCIMAATGGLMFGYDVGVSGGVTSMPPFLKKFFPAVYKKTVLEKEINSNYCKYDNQGLQLFTSSLYLAGLTSTFFASYTTRTLGRRLTMLIAGIFFIAGVIFNAAAQNLAMLIVGRILLGCGVGFANQAVPVFLSEIAPSRIRGALNILFQLNVTIGILFANLVNYGTNKIEGGWGWRLSLGLAGIPALLLTVGALLVVDTPNSLIERGRLDEGKAVLKKIRGTDNVEPEFLELVEASRVAKEVKHPFRNLLKRRNRPQLVISIALQIFQQFTGINAIMFYAPVLFNTLGFKNDASLYSAVITGAVNVLSTIVSIYTVDKLGRRMLLLEAGVQMFFSQLIIAILLGIKVTDHSSDLSKGYAIFVVIMVCTFVSAFAWSWGPLGWLIPSETFPLETRSAGQSVTVCVNLLFTFVIAQAFLSMLCHFKFGIFLFFSSWVLVMSAFVFFLVPETKNIPIEEMTERVWKQHWFWKKFIEDDYDNVDYPKKNKSNGYDSQL, encoded by the exons ATGGCCGGAGGAGGTTTCGCCACCAGTGCAGGCGGCGGCGAGTTCGAAGCCAAGATAACTCCGATCGTTATTATTTCATGTATCATGGCTGCCACCGGGGGTCTCATGTTCGGTTACGACGTCGGTGTTTCAG GTGGTGTGACATCTATGCCACCATTTTTGAAGAAATTCTTCCCTGCTGTATACAAAAAGACAGTGTTGGAGAAAGAGATTAACAGTAACTACTGCAAATATGACAACCAGGGACTTCAACTTTTTACATCGTCTCTGTATTTAGCCGGTTTAACATCAACTTTCTTTGCTTCCTATACAACTAGGACTTTGGGAAGAAGACTCACCATGTTGATTGCTGGTATTTTCTTCATTGCTGGAGTTATCTTCAATGCTGCTGCTCAAAATCTTGCCATGCTTATCGTTGGGAGAATCTTACTTGGTTGTGGTGTTGGTTTTGCTAATCAG GCTGTGCCAGTGTTTCTTTCTGAAATTGCTCCTTCAAGAATACGTGGTGCTTTGAATATACTTTTCCAACTTAATGTCACTATTGGCATTTTGTTTGCTAATCTTGTTAATTATGGCACCAACAA AATCGAAGGTGGTTGGGGATGGAGACTATCTCTTGGTTTGGCCGGGATCCCGGCGCTTCTCCTGACGGTTGGCGCCCTCTTGGTTGTAGACACTCCCAACAGTCTCATTGAGCGCGGTCGCTTGGATGAAGGAAAAGCTGTACTCAAAAAGATTCGTGGTACTGATAATGTTGAACCAGAGTTCTTAGAACTTGTCGAGGCAAGTCGCGTTGCTAAAGAGGTTAAACACCCTTTTAGGAACCTTCTCAAGCGCAGGAACCGTCCTCAACTCGTCATTTCTATCGCCTTGCAA ATATTCCAACAATTCACTGGCATCAACGCGATCATGTTTTACGCGCCGGTGTTATTCAACACGTTAGGATTTAAGAATGATGCTTCACTCTATTCCGCTGTGATAACCGGAGCTGTCAACGTGCTCTCTACAATTGTGTCTATTTACACGGTCGACAAACTTGGTCGTCGCATGTTGTTATTAGAAGCCGGTGTGCAAATGTTCTTCTCTCAATTGATCATTGCAATCCTTCTTGGAATCAAAGTAACAGATCATTCCTCGGATCTTTCAAAAGGCTATGCAATCTTTGTTGTCATCATGGTATGCACATTTGTGTCTGCTTTTGCTTGGTCTTGGGGTCCACTTGGTTGGCTTATACCAAGTGAGACATTTCCATTGGAGACACGTTCGGCTGGACAAAGTGTAACTGTTTGTGTCAACTTGCTTTTCACCTTTGTAATTGCTCAAGCTTTTCTGTCCATGTTGTGCCATTTCAAGTTTGGCATATTCTTGTTCTTCTCTAGCTGGGTTTTGGTTATGTCTGCTTTTGTGTTTTTCTTGGTGCCTGAGACGAAGAACATACCAATTGAAGAAATGACAGAGAGAGTGTGGAAGCAGCATTGGTTTTGGAAGAAGTTTATTGAAGATGATTATGATAATGTGGATTATCCTAAGAAGAATAAAAGTAATGGATATGATTCTCAGTTGTAA